The Streptomyces sp. R28 region GCGCAGCGCCGGCGAGGTGCTGGACGAGGCCGTGCTCGGCAGCGTCGCCTACGGCGTGCTCGAACTGGACATCCCGCTGGTCCTGGTCCTGGGCCACCAGTCGTGCGGTGCCGTGAAGGCGGCCGTCGCGGCGGACGAGTCGGGTGAGCGGCTGCCGGCCCACATCCAGTACATCGCCGACCAGATAGCCCCGAACATCGACCACTCCAAGACGGGCGACGCCCGCGTCGGCTCCACCATCGACGCCAACGTACGGGCCGTCCGCGCCCGCCTCGCCGCGGAGCCCGACCTCGCCGCGAAGGTGGCCGCCGGCGAACTGGCCATCGTCGGCGCCCGCTACGACCTGGACACCCAGCGCGTCCACCGCCTCGCCTGACGACGGCGACCGGCGGGAAAACCCCGCCCGCCCCGGCATGCCCGACGTCAGTCGAAGCCGAGCATGCCGGGACACCTGGACGGTCGTGTGCTCCGCCATGCCACCACCCTGGTCACGCCACGGCGATCAAAGCCTGAGAACGAGCGTCTGCTCCGCCAATGCCCCCGCCGTCGGCCCCGCCAGCCGCGCATACGTCCCTCCCCGCGCCACCAGCTCCCCGTGCGTGCCCGCCTCCACCAGCCGGCCGTCGTCCACGACCAGCATCCGGTCCGCATCCGGCGATCGACGGGGCCGCCGAGTCGAGGCCGGCGGTCGGTTCGTCCAGGATCAGGACGGGCGCGGCGCGCAGCATCGCGCGGGCGATGGTGATCCGCTTCAGCCGGCCGCCGGAGAGGGCCGCCGTGCCGGGGGCGAGGTGGGTGTCGTATCCCTCGGGGAGCGCGGCGAGGAGGTCTTGCGCCGCCGCTGCACGCGCCGCGCGCTCGATGAGAGTTTTCAGGGGCCGGAACCAAACGC contains the following coding sequences:
- a CDS encoding carbonic anhydrase, translated to MRAGLTGTAALGATAALGTGSASAAPRTSGSGRRPSTAAEALRELAAGNQRWRTFRERHPDESPAVRQSLTTAQHPFALVLGCIDSRVPPELVFDQGLGDLMTVRSAGEVLDEAVLGSVAYGVLELDIPLVLVLGHQSCGAVKAAVAADESGERLPAHIQYIADQIAPNIDHSKTGDARVGSTIDANVRAVRARLAAEPDLAAKVAAGELAIVGARYDLDTQRVHRLA